A window from Leishmania donovani BPK282A1 complete genome, chromosome 27 encodes these proteins:
- a CDS encoding glutaredoxin-like protein, producing MLSSRFLYRPSTMPATVAELIHRHKVVVFSWVHCPYCSRAKEILKSLAKDIQVYECDQMDNGEELRAQILQAYNHDTVPAIFINGEFIGGCSDLQAIQKSGELAAKLA from the coding sequence ATGCTCTCCAGCCGTTTTCTCTATCGGCCCTCAACGATGCCCGCTACCGTCGCCGAGCTCATCCACCGACACAAAGTGGTGGTTTTCTCGTGGGTGCACTGCCCGTATTGCTCTCGCGCCAAGGAGATCCTCAAGTCGCTTGCGAAGGATATACAAGTTTACGAGTGCGACCAGATGGACAACGGCGAGGAACTTCGTGCGCAGATTCTGCAGGCGTACAATCACGACACAGTGCCGGCGATCTTCATCAACGGTGAGTTCATTGGCGGGTGCAGCGACTTGCAGGCCATTCAGAAGAGCGGCGAACTGGCTGCGAAGCTTGCGTAA